The DNA sequence CTGCTGGCGGGAGCCCTCGCCGACCGCTACGACCGCCGCCGGCTCATGCTGGTCGCCAACACCGCGCGAGCGGCGTTCCTCGCGTTCCTCACGATCGCGGCGGTCGCGGGCGCAGGCGCGATCTGGCTGCTCTACGCCGCGGCCATCTGCATCGGAGTGGCCGAGACCGTCTACGACACCTCGTCGCAGTCGATCCTCCCGCAGCTCGTGAGCAAGTCCGCGCTCTCCCGCGCCAATGGCCGCCTCTACGCGGCTGAACTCACCACGAACCAGTTCGTCGGCCCTCCGCTCGGCGGGTTCCTGGTCGCGGCCGGGATCGGGCTGGCCTTCGGCACGCCGGTGCTGCTCTGGGTCGCCGCGATCGGGATGCTGCTGCTCGTCCGCGGACGCTTCACGACCGACCACCCGCGCACCACCACCATCCGCGCCGACATCGCCGAGGGGCTGCGCTTCCTGCGCGGGAGCACGCTGCTGCGCACGCTCGCGGTCATGGTCGGCGGCTTCAACTTCGCCAGCAGCGCCGTCTTCACCGTGTTCGTGCTGTACGCGGTCGGGCCGGCGTCCGCGATGAAGCTCACGGATCCCGGCTACGGCCTCCTGCTCACCGCCTCGGCGCTCGGCAGCGTCGCGGGGACCTTCCTCGCCGAACCGGCCGAACGCCTGCTGGGCCGCTCGAGAGCGCTCCTTCTCACGATCCTCGGTTCGCTGCTGACGGTCGCGACGCCGGCCTTCACCACGAACCCGTACATCATCGGCGCCGGATTCCTGCTCGGCGGCGTCACGGTCTCCATCTGGAACGTCATCACGGTCTCCCTCCGGCAGCGTGTGACTCCCGCACGGCTGCTGGGCAGGCTGAACTCCGCCTACCGGCTGCTCGCCTGGGGCACGATGCCGCTCGGGGCGGCCGCCGCCGGCCTGATCGCCCAGTTCTTCGGCATCCCCGCGGTGTTCCTGAGCATGGGCGTCGTCGCGCTCGCGATGCTGATCGGGATGATCTGGGTCACCGACGCCCGGATGACGGCCGCGGAGGCGGAGGCCGAGGAGGCCGACGCGCGCGACCACGCCGCCTTCGGCAGCTGACCGGGCGTCCGGCGCACACCGGGCGTTCAGGTTCGGAACGCGGCACACCCGCGGAACAACGCCGAGAGAGCG is a window from the Leifsonia shinshuensis genome containing:
- a CDS encoding MFS transporter, with the protein product MASESLGARYWTLWTSSAFSNLADGVMKVALPLVAIRYTDSPALIAGLTFAFTLPWLVFALLAGALADRYDRRRLMLVANTARAAFLAFLTIAAVAGAGAIWLLYAAAICIGVAETVYDTSSQSILPQLVSKSALSRANGRLYAAELTTNQFVGPPLGGFLVAAGIGLAFGTPVLLWVAAIGMLLLVRGRFTTDHPRTTTIRADIAEGLRFLRGSTLLRTLAVMVGGFNFASSAVFTVFVLYAVGPASAMKLTDPGYGLLLTASALGSVAGTFLAEPAERLLGRSRALLLTILGSLLTVATPAFTTNPYIIGAGFLLGGVTVSIWNVITVSLRQRVTPARLLGRLNSAYRLLAWGTMPLGAAAAGLIAQFFGIPAVFLSMGVVALAMLIGMIWVTDARMTAAEAEAEEADARDHAAFGS